AGCATTAATTTAAAGTTCTGGCTAGCTTCACCATAAGACGGCACCATCATAAAGATGGAGACGCCCGGCGTGGTGAAATCAGACATGGCTTCTGGGTCAAATGATCCTGGTTTCACCATGTTTGCCAGACTAAATAATACTGGCCCCGATCCCGCTGGATGAACGTGACGGTGGAAGATATTCATGGCACCGAATTGGAAGCCAGCTTGAAGAATACTTTGCAGTAATGCCTCACCTTCAAGAACCTGCCCATGATGCGCTGCAACATGCAGTACCAGAACAATTTCTTTTTCACTTGCAACTGCTGCTTTTTCTGCCGGCGCATTTGATACTTCGAGCTCTACTTCGGTGTGAGGCTGAACCACTGGTTGTACCGCTTCTTGATGAGCAGACATTTGTGGTACAGACTCTTGCTCTACAGAAACATGGATTTTCGGCTCTGTATGAATGCGTACAGGCTCTGAAACATGCTCTTGTAAATCAGCTTCATCCGCCATATTAATCGTCAATTGCTCAGGGGGCAGACGATTATCAACATGTGGAGCAAACACAGGCTCAGAAGCCGTTGGTTTAACTGACTTTGAAGCAGGCTGTGGTGAGTGCTCTGCAGTTAAATTAAACTCAGGCTCAGCGTCACGTTGAATTGTATGGGGTTGAGAGACAGTCTCAGCACGCGGCTCCTCTTTCACCATATAGATAGGCTGATCTTCAACGGCGGCTTTTTGTACCGGTTGATTTTCAGTAAACAGAGCAGAATCATCATATTCTGATGAATTTTCCTGCGTGTCATTCTTTCTACGTTTTACAGGTCTGTCGCGAAATAACTTAGAGCGCTCTTTACGGCTGGTCCATAAACCATGCAGTAATAAAGCGACAATGGCTATCGCACCTACGACCACTAATATTAGACGCAAATCCTGCATCGCTGCTATCTCTAGTTGATGAATAATGATGCCATCACGGCGGAAACTACCTTAAGATTATTTCTCAATTGCTCTAAGTGCAACCCTCAGAACGATTTTCTTACAAGAAAGAGAATATTCCGCCTTCGTTTGCTGCTTTTTTATACAAAATTATCACTAGTCAGTGTAATTTCATACCTATATGATACATGCTCACCCGCAAAGGAGATAATAAGAAGTATGACCCAATCGACATTTTCGCCACAAAAAAATCACTCTGGTTTTTATTACTTTTCACAAGGGTGGCGACTAATCACTCGTCCAGGCATTAAGCGTTTTGTTCTTTTACCCCTATTAGCAAACATTCTGCTTCTTGGTGGCGCTTTTTGGTGGTTATACAGTAAGCTTGGCGGATGGATTGAGCAGGTTATGAGCTACATCCCTAGCTGGCTACAATGGCTTGACTATCTGATTTGGCCTGTTGCCGTCATTTCTATCTTACTGGTTTTTAGCTATTTCTTTAGCACGATTGCCAATATCATCGCGGCTCCGTTTAACGGTTGGCTATCAGAGCATTTAGAAGCTGAACTGACAGGTAACCCCGCACCTGATACGGGAATGGCTGAATTGCTAAAAGATGTACCGCGCATGATTAAACGCGAATTTGTGCGAATTGCTTACTATTTACCGCGAGCCATCGTGTTATTGGTGCTGTTCTTTATTCCGGGTATTGGGCAAACTGTTGCACCCGTTTTATGGTTCCTGTTCGGCGCTTGGATGATGTCCATTCAATATTGCGATTACCCATTTGATAACCATCGAGTTGGATTCGACGACATGAAGCAAGCTCTCTCAAAAGACCGATTGAATAATATTCAATTTGGTGGTGCCGTCAGCTTATTAATGATGATCCCGATTTTAAACTTAGTCATCATGCCGGTTGCAGTTTGTGGCGCAACCTTAATGTGGGTTGACCGTTATCGCGCTCGCTACGCTCGCTATTAGCCCTTCTCGAAACTAACACTTTCTAGGGATATGCAGGTACCTATCTGCATATCCCTCCCCCTCTGATTCTGCTCTCAATACAGCCCAATACCAGACCTTTCCTATTAGTTATAATAACGGAGCTTTAAATAACCTACGGTTATATTCTAGCGTTAAATCATATTTGCAATAATTAGATGTTCGAGTATGTTGAATTCATATTCAATTTTGAAAACACACCTAATTCTTGGCTAACCGTTAATTTTAAGGATGTCCCATGAGCAAAATTTATGAAGATAATTCGTTGACCATTGGAAATACCCCATTAGTGCGTTTACAGCATTTTGGCAACGGTAATATTTTGGCAAAAGTGGAATCTCGTAACCCAAGCTTCAGTGTGAAATGCCGTGTGGGCGCAAACATGATTTGGGATGCAGAGAAAAAAGGCATCCTGACAAAAGATAAAGAACTGGTTGAGCCAACAAGCGGAAATACGGGTATTGCCCTCGCCTATGTGGCTGCAGCTCGCGGTTATAAGCTGACGTTGACCATGCCAGAAACCATGAGCGTAGAACGCCGTAAACTTTTAAAAGCCCTTGGTGCTAATTTAATCCTGACTGAAGGTGCCAAAGGTATGAAAGGTGCCATTGCTAAAGCGGAAGAAATCGTCAACAGTAACCCAAGTAAATATCTGCTATTACAGCAATTTAGTAACCCAGCCAACCCTGCGATTCACGAGAAAACTACTGGGCCTGAGATTTGGAATGATACCGATGGCAACGTAGATATCGTTGTTTCTGGCGTTGGAACTGGCGGGACTATCACTGGTATTGGCCGTTATTTAAAGCAGACAAAAGGGAAAAAAGATGTGGTGATGGTTGCCGTTGAACCCGCAACGTCTCCAGTGATCACTCAAGCCCTTGCAGGTGAAGAAATTAAGCCGGGCCCCCATAAAATCCAAGGTATCGGTGCTGGCTTTATCCCTGGCAACTTAGACCTTTCTATTATTGACAAAGTCCTGCAAATTACCGATGACGAAGCGATTTCAACCGCCCGTGAGTTAATGGAAAAAGAAGGCATTTTAGCAGGTATTTCATCTGGAGCTGCGATTGCAGCAGCCGCTAAACTCGCTGCACTCCCTGAATATAAAGACAAAAATATTGTGGTCATTTTACCATCTTCAGGAGAGCGTTACTTATCCACTGCACTGTTTGCAGATATTAATGCCGAATAATGATTATTAGGTTAACATTACGTTAAAAAAGCACCAATTAGGTGCTTTTTTTGTGGGTGAGATCATAGATTAGCACGGATTGGGATGATTTATTATGCGGCATTTAGTATTAAACATAGTAATTATTTCACACCTCGAAATTAATCATTTTTTAGCCACTCATCGATTGAGTGGCGAAATACTCACTAAAAGCGTCGTGTGAAACTTAAGCTAAAAAAATGATAATTTGGTTGATACCAAACAAAGTAGAAAACCAAAGGAATCGTTGATAATCTAAATTATACGCATGCTCAGCATATTTCATCTACAATAGGCTGTGTCATCATAAAAAACTTAAAATCACTGAGGAAATATTATGTTCCAGCAAGAAGTTACTATTACAGCACCTAACGGTTTACATACTCGTCCTGCGGCTCAATTCGTTAAAGAAGCAAAAGCATTCACTTCAGATATTACGCTGAGTTCAGGCGGCAAATCAGCTAGCGCAAAAAGCCTGTTCAAACTACAAACATTAGGTTTAACCCAAGGCACCGTAGTCACCATTTCAGCTGAAGGTGAAGATGAGCAACAAGCAGTTGAATTTTTAGTTAAACTGATGGGCGAATTAGAATAAATCGTCACTTTGCCATCTTGTTTTAACGTAATAATTCCCTGTCCCTGAATAGATTATTCGGGGACACCTGCTTAATCACTTATATCTACTGTTGTCTCTGCAACATCAAAACTCCTATCAGTAGTAAGGTAATATTATGATTTCAGGAATTTTAGTATCCCCAGGTTTTGCTTTTGGTCAGGCTCTCATCCTCAAAGAAGATCCTATTGTTGTCAGCACCCGTAAAATCACTGACGAGCAAATTGATAAAGAGATCCAAAACTTCATTGATGGACGTAACAAATCAGCTGAGCAGCTTAGCCTTATCAAAGATAAAGCAGAAAAAAATCTTGGTGCGGAAAAAGCTGAGATTTTTGAAGGTCATATCATGCTGCTGGAAGATGAGGAATTAGAGCAAGAAATTGTCACCCTCATCAAAGGTGATAAAAAAACCGCAGATGCGGCGGTCTATTCAGTGATTGAAGACCAAGCTCAAGCATTAGAAGCTTTAGACGACGAATACCTCAAAGAGCGTGCTGCCGACGTGCGCGATATTGGGAAACGCCTACTTAGAAATATTCTTAATATGCCGATTGTGGATTTAAGCGCAATCACCGAAGAAGTTATTTTAGTCGCGCCCGATTTGACGCCTTCCGAAACCGCTCAGTTAAACCTAGACAAAGTATTAGGTTTTATCACTGACCTCGGTGGACGTACTTCCCATACCTCTATCATGGCGCGTTCACTGGAAATTCCTGCGATTGTCGGTACCACCGACGCGACCAGCAAAGTGAAAAGCGGTGATTTTATTGTGCTAGATGGCGTGAACAACACCATTTACCTCAATCCATCTGAAAGCGAAATTGATAAGCTAAAAGCTTTCAGAAATGAGTACCAGCAAGAAAAAGAAGAACTGGCAAAATTAAAAGATTTACCCGCAATAACCTTAGACGGTCATCAAGTTGAAGTCTGTGCAAACATCGGTACTGTCCGTGATGTCGCGGGTGCTGAGCGTAATGGTGCAGAAGGCGTAGGTTTATACCGCACTGAATTCTTATTTATGGACAGAGACGCTCTGCCAACAGAAGAAGAGCAATTCCAAGCGTATAAAGCTGTGGCCGAAGCCATGGGCAGCCAAGCAGTAATTGTACGTACAATGGATATTGGTGGCGATAAAGACTTACCTTACATGAACTTACCGAAGGAAGAGAACCCATTCCTTGGCTGGCGTGCAATTCGTATTTGTCTTGACCGCAAAGAAATTCTACACTCTCAATTAAGAGCTATTTTAAGGGCGTCTAAATTTGGTAAACTGCGTATCATGTTCCCGATGGTTATTTCTGTCGAAGAAGTTCGAGAACTGAAAGCAGAACTTGAGATGCTTAAAGAGCAGCTACGAGAAGAAGGCAAAGCCTTTGATGAAGCGATTGAAGTCGGTATTATGGTGGAAACGCCAGCTGCAGCAGTCATTGCACATCATTTGGCGAAGGAAGTTGATTTCTTTAGTATTGGGACGAATGATCTCACTCAATACACTTTAGCGGTTGACCGTGGTAATGAGCTGATTTCACACCTTTATAATCCGATGTCTCCAGCCGTCTTGAACTTGATTAAACAAGTGATTGACGCTTCTCACGCAGAAGGTAAATGGACGGGTATGTGTGGTGAATTAGCAGGTGATGAACGTGCGACCTTATTGCTGTTAGGCATGGGGCTGGACGAATTTAGTATGAGCGCAATCTCAATTCCTCGTATCAAAAAGCTAATTCGTAATGCGAATTTTGCAGATACTCAAGCGCTAGCGGAACAAGCACTTGCTCAACCAACAGCCGATGAATTGATGAAACTTGTCGATACCTTTATCCAAGAAAAAACGTTATGCTAACAGCAGCACATTAGTTCGGTCCCATATAAAACGATTAGGAGAAGGTCCATGGGTCTGTTTGACAAACTGAAATCACTAGTTTCGGAAGACAAGAGTAGCAGTGGCAATATTGAAATCATCGCGCCATTATCGGGCGAGATAATCAATATTGAAGAGGTACCAGACGTTGTGTTCGCAGAAAAAATTGTTGGCGACGGTATTGCTATCAAGCCTTCTGGCAACAAAATTGTGGCTCCGGTTGATGGTACAATCGGTAAAATCTTTGAAACTAACCATGCGTTTTCTATTGAATCTGATGATGGTATCGAACTGTTTGTTCACTTCGGTATTGATACTGTTGAACTCAAAGGCGAAGGCTTTAAACGTATCGCAGAAGAAGGTCAATCTGTGAAAAAAGGCGACGTTGTCATTGAGTTTGACTTAGCCCTGTTAGAAGAAAAAGCAAAATCAGTTCTGACTCCAGTTGTTATTTCAAACATGGACGAGATCAAAGAGCTGAATAAATTAAGCGGTACCGTGACTGTCGGTGAAACAGTCATTATGCGTATTAAGAAATAATTGCGCTAAACCTTAAGCTAAACCTTAAAAAGCAGCTTAATAACAAACCACCAGCGACATTTTTGCCCTGGTGGTTTTTTGTTGGGTTCTCTTTTCTAAATAATTACTTATCAAAAAACGTTTACTTATCAAAAACACCTGTCGACAAATAGCGGTCACCACGGTCACAAATAATCGCCACAATCACAGCTTTAGGGTTCTCATTTGCCACTCGCAACGCCCCCGCTACCGCACCACCTGAACTGACACCACAGAAAATACCTTCTCGTTTTGCTAAAGCGCGCATCGTGTCTTCAGCTTCTTGCTGATTAATATCGAGCACAGTATCCACTAATTTGCTGTCAAAAATCCCCGGTAAATATTCTGGAGACCAACGACGAATCCCCGGGATTTGGCTCTTTTCAGCGGGTTGTAAGCCAACAATTTCCACGTCTTTTGATTGGCTCTTTAAGTAGCGGCTCACGCCAGTGATGGTGCCTGTCGTCCCCATACTAGAGACAAAGTGGGTAATTCGGCCTGCAGTTTGTTGCCAGATCTCAGGTCCTGTGGTCTTAAAATGGGCTAAAGGATTATCAGGGTTATTAAATTGGTCTAAAACCTTCCCTTCACCTCGGTTTGCCATTTCTTGAGCTAAGTCCCTTGCCCCTTCCATTCCTACTGTGGTGCTCACTAAAATAAGTTCTGCACCATAAGCTTGCATGGACGCTTTACGCTCTTGGCTCATG
The Providencia alcalifaciens DNA segment above includes these coding regions:
- the cysM gene encoding cysteine synthase CysM, with the protein product MSTLEQYIGHTPLVRLQRLTEGLDAEIWVKLEGNNPAGSVKDRAAFSMIDEAEKRGEIKPGDTLIEATSGNTGIALAMIAAVKGYKLKLLMPDNMSQERKASMQAYGAELILVSTTVGMEGARDLAQEMANRGEGKVLDQFNNPDNPLAHFKTTGPEIWQQTAGRITHFVSSMGTTGTITGVSRYLKSQSKDVEIVGLQPAEKSQIPGIRRWSPEYLPGIFDSKLVDTVLDINQQEAEDTMRALAKREGIFCGVSSGGAVAGALRVANENPKAVIVAIICDRGDRYLSTGVFDK
- the cysZ gene encoding sulfate transporter CysZ, yielding MTQSTFSPQKNHSGFYYFSQGWRLITRPGIKRFVLLPLLANILLLGGAFWWLYSKLGGWIEQVMSYIPSWLQWLDYLIWPVAVISILLVFSYFFSTIANIIAAPFNGWLSEHLEAELTGNPAPDTGMAELLKDVPRMIKREFVRIAYYLPRAIVLLVLFFIPGIGQTVAPVLWFLFGAWMMSIQYCDYPFDNHRVGFDDMKQALSKDRLNNIQFGGAVSLLMMIPILNLVIMPVAVCGATLMWVDRYRARYARY
- the zipA gene encoding cell division protein ZipA, which translates into the protein MQDLRLILVVVGAIAIVALLLHGLWTSRKERSKLFRDRPVKRRKNDTQENSSEYDDSALFTENQPVQKAAVEDQPIYMVKEEPRAETVSQPHTIQRDAEPEFNLTAEHSPQPASKSVKPTASEPVFAPHVDNRLPPEQLTINMADEADLQEHVSEPVRIHTEPKIHVSVEQESVPQMSAHQEAVQPVVQPHTEVELEVSNAPAEKAAVASEKEIVLVLHVAAHHGQVLEGEALLQSILQAGFQFGAMNIFHRHVHPAGSGPVLFSLANMVKPGSFDPEAMSDFTTPGVSIFMMVPSYGEASQNFKLMLQAAQRIASDAGGVVLDDERKILTPQKIEVYHARIRNTLS
- the crr gene encoding PTS glucose transporter subunit IIA, coding for MGLFDKLKSLVSEDKSSSGNIEIIAPLSGEIINIEEVPDVVFAEKIVGDGIAIKPSGNKIVAPVDGTIGKIFETNHAFSIESDDGIELFVHFGIDTVELKGEGFKRIAEEGQSVKKGDVVIEFDLALLEEKAKSVLTPVVISNMDEIKELNKLSGTVTVGETVIMRIKK
- the cysK gene encoding cysteine synthase A, with translation MSKIYEDNSLTIGNTPLVRLQHFGNGNILAKVESRNPSFSVKCRVGANMIWDAEKKGILTKDKELVEPTSGNTGIALAYVAAARGYKLTLTMPETMSVERRKLLKALGANLILTEGAKGMKGAIAKAEEIVNSNPSKYLLLQQFSNPANPAIHEKTTGPEIWNDTDGNVDIVVSGVGTGGTITGIGRYLKQTKGKKDVVMVAVEPATSPVITQALAGEEIKPGPHKIQGIGAGFIPGNLDLSIIDKVLQITDDEAISTARELMEKEGILAGISSGAAIAAAAKLAALPEYKDKNIVVILPSSGERYLSTALFADINAE
- the ptsH gene encoding phosphocarrier protein Hpr; the protein is MFQQEVTITAPNGLHTRPAAQFVKEAKAFTSDITLSSGGKSASAKSLFKLQTLGLTQGTVVTISAEGEDEQQAVEFLVKLMGELE
- the ptsI gene encoding phosphoenolpyruvate-protein phosphotransferase PtsI — protein: MISGILVSPGFAFGQALILKEDPIVVSTRKITDEQIDKEIQNFIDGRNKSAEQLSLIKDKAEKNLGAEKAEIFEGHIMLLEDEELEQEIVTLIKGDKKTADAAVYSVIEDQAQALEALDDEYLKERAADVRDIGKRLLRNILNMPIVDLSAITEEVILVAPDLTPSETAQLNLDKVLGFITDLGGRTSHTSIMARSLEIPAIVGTTDATSKVKSGDFIVLDGVNNTIYLNPSESEIDKLKAFRNEYQQEKEELAKLKDLPAITLDGHQVEVCANIGTVRDVAGAERNGAEGVGLYRTEFLFMDRDALPTEEEQFQAYKAVAEAMGSQAVIVRTMDIGGDKDLPYMNLPKEENPFLGWRAIRICLDRKEILHSQLRAILRASKFGKLRIMFPMVISVEEVRELKAELEMLKEQLREEGKAFDEAIEVGIMVETPAAAVIAHHLAKEVDFFSIGTNDLTQYTLAVDRGNELISHLYNPMSPAVLNLIKQVIDASHAEGKWTGMCGELAGDERATLLLLGMGLDEFSMSAISIPRIKKLIRNANFADTQALAEQALAQPTADELMKLVDTFIQEKTLC